In Dermacentor silvarum isolate Dsil-2018 chromosome 10, BIME_Dsil_1.4, whole genome shotgun sequence, the genomic stretch CAAGAACAAAagccgccatcttgggcaacCCAGCGACCAGCCGCCACCACACGGCGGCCTGGAGAAACGAGCGGCGGAGACGCACGGTAAAACCGGGGCCTGGGTCAATGCCGTCAAAAACGGACGCCAGGTGAGCAATTCGGGCGGGGCTGCTTCTTCCCCCCCTCTTACTCCCctcccaagcgcgcggagcgccGAGCAAGATCAAATAGCAGCACTCAGGGCCCAAAACGAGATGCTGCTAAAAAAAATTAACGAATTAGAATCTAAAATCAACCAGCCTCTTTCTCCTCCTTCCCTCCCCGCGACTGAGGTAATGGAAAGTGAGCTCGTGGAGCCGAAGGCGGCAACAAGCGCGGAGTCCGCATTCGAGGCCCGTTTCGAGGCCCGTTTCGGGGCCATAGACGCCCGATTCGCCGCCTTGGAAAACCAAATCTCAATGATGGTTACCGCCATCTCAAAATTGCAAGACACAATTCCCGCGATGATTGCCCAACAAATTGCGCACTCCTCGCGCCCCTCGCGCAGGCCCGGTGGTCCCTACAAGGACGTATCCGGCCGCCCTCTCAAAACTTCTAGACGCACCCCCGAGGTATATGATGACGACAGCTGCTCGCTCTCCGGTATGGAGGACTCCGCCCTCCTTGTGACTGCTGGCTCCGGAGCAGCGTCACTACAACCCAACCTCAGCCTAACTGACCATGGCGAGCAGTCCTAAGATCAGGCGCTCCCCAAAAAACAATTCGGCCACCCCTGTTCACATTgtccagtggaactgtcggggcttcCGGTCCCGCGCGAAGCGGGCGAATCTCCGACATTTCCTTTCAACTCTCGACTCGCTTCCggcggtggttgccctccaggagccagggaGCGGCGCCACCCTTACAAGCTACATCACCTTCCAGCAGGACCCCTCTTCCTGCGTCTGTGTGCCTAAAAATTATACAGCTAATCTAGTCGACTTGGAACTTGAAACTGAATATTCGTATGTGATGGTTACACTTCTTCCGCTCAAGAAACACGATGCACCACTCCACATACTCAACATATACTGTTCCCCCAGACTCAAAAATATAACGTTCGCAGCGCTCTTTAGCCGCGCTCTAAAGGCTGCGGGCAGGGACCCCCTGATGattgtgggcgatttcaacgcccacaGTACTCTCTGGGGGTACGTGCGTGAGGAGAAGCGTGGACGCAAGCTAGCGGAACTTACGTCCACGCTGGGCCTGACTCTCCACACCGACCctgcatatccaacgcgggtgggTAACTCCGTGACCCGGGATACGTGTCCGGATCTTACCTTTACCAAAAACATTAGACACGCAGAATGGgccaacaccgaggaaaccctcgggaGTGACCACTGCCTTATCACTACCACCGTAATGACTAAACCATTGGCAAGACCACACGCACAAGCTGGGCTCCCCGACTGGAATAAGTTCCGGCAAAGATACATCAATTCGGCCTCTATCCGCGAACAAGGATACCACGCGTGGGCACAAGAATTGGTTACACACCTTCGTTCGACGGAAACCCAAATTCAACTCTCGGAGGCAAAGCCGGAGGTAGACAACCACCTTCTGCACCTCTGGGAGGCGCGGCACAGCCTCGTCCGCAAATGGCGCCACCaaaaacataatagaaagctcaaaattcgcattgccGAGCTCACCCAGCGAGCGGcagagtacgcggcccagctcgccgactcgaacTGGGTGGACCGCTGTAACACGGCGGCCAGACAAATGTCTAGCCGGAGCACGTGGCGCCTCTTCCGCGCCCTAATTGACCCGACTCAAACACGCGCCGAGACACAAAAACATCTCCAACGAGCTATTCATAGCTTCGATGGAGATACCTCAAAATTAGCGTACAAACTACGCGACCAGTACCTTTGCACTCAACAGGACCCCCGAGGGCccgcgtactcgtatgcaggTTCAGAGAACGCGGAGCTGGATCAGCCGTTCCAGCTGCATGACCTGAAGGCGGCCCTAGCTAAAATGAAACGAGGAACGGCACCGGGACGGGACAAGATAACCGTGAAACTGCTTGCCAATCTTCCCGACCCCACCTACGATACCCTCCTCGCTTTCATCAACTCGATCTGGCTTGGTGAGGCACCCCTCCCAatcgaatggaagaccgctctggtaactttcattccaaaagccggcaaagccataaacacagacaacctccgccccatctccctcacgtcttgtgcgggaaagctgatggagACCATGGTGCGGGACAGGCTGTCTGGGTTTCTGGAAACCCAAAATGCAttcgcagacaccatgtttggtttccgcccgCACCGGTCCGCGCAGGATGTTCTGCTTCAACTCGACCGAGAAATTCTCAACCCTGTCGAATACCCCCTCAACGATAAGGCTATACTCGCCCTAGACttgaagggggctttcgacaatgtcacacaCGAAATTATCCTGCAACATCTCTCCCAGACCAACTGTGGACATAACACATTCCAGTATGTCAAGCAATTTCTCTCGGATCGACAATCTTTCATCCGAATCCAAGACGAAGAACATGGCCCCTATCAACTGGGAACGAGAGGTACCCCACAGGGCGCGGTCCTCTCGCCGTTACTTTTTAATCTGGCCATGATGAAGCTTCCGGCTCAGCTGGCGAAGGTCGAAGGCGTCcagcacgcgctgtacgccgacgacataaccatctgggCCAAACACGGATCGGTTGGAGACAttgaggccaacctgcagcaagcggcggagatCGTGGACGTCTACGCCCGCCGCTGCGGCCTTCAGTGCTCCCCATTCAAATCCGAATTTGTGCACATTCGCCCGTCGCCTAAGTGCACCACCAAAATGGAGCTATTCCTGGCCAGCGGCCCGATACCCGAACACGATGAGATTCGAGTGCTTGgtctctttatccacaaacacaaaCGAGTTGATACAACAACAGCCAAATTgcgtaaggtgggggaccaggtgggccggatggtcagccgggtttccaacaaacgcggggggttacggtgcaaagacgccttgcggctggcgcatgcattCGTGACCAGTCGAGTCCTCTACTCGACTCCTTACCTCCACCTGCGCAAGTATGACGAGAACGCCCTCGAGGTGATTCTCAGGAAGATGTACAAGCGTGCCCTTGATCTCCCGATAACCACGTCCAACCACCGCCTCATGGGCCTGGGGATGGTAAACACTTTCGCGGAGCTCCGGGAGGCACACTTGACAAATCAATATACAAGACTTTCAAAAAGGCCGTCGGGACGCCGCCTATTAGCCCGACTACACATCCAGCACCCAACACTGACGGAAGAGCGCGTACGCATCCCCGAAGTATGGAGGTACGCCCTGCACGTGCGgcctcttccggccaacatgacacgtgacgaccacagtggcaggcgccttgcgcgggcggaggcactggcccgccactatgggaacaaacacgtaatcttctacgtggacgcctccggccctcactatggggggtggtacacg encodes the following:
- the LOC119431832 gene encoding uncharacterized protein LOC119431832; its protein translation is MASSPKIRRSPKNNSATPVHIVQWNCRGFRSRAKRANLRHFLSTLDSLPAVVALQEPGSGATLTSYITFQQDPSSCVCVPKNYTANLVDLELETEYSYVMVTLLPLKKHDAPLHILNIYCSPRLKNITFAALFSRALKAAGRDPLMIVGDFNAHSTLWGYVREEKRGRKLAELTSTLGLTLHTDPAYPTRVGNSVTRDTCPDLTFTKNIRHAEWANTEETLGSDHCLITTTVMTKPLARPHAQAGLPDWNKFRQRYINSASIREQGYHAWAQELVTHLRSTETQIQLSEAKPEVDNHLLHLWEARHSLVRKWRHQKHNRKLKIRIAELTQRAAEYAAQLADSNWVDRCNTAARQMSSRSTWRLFRALIDPTQTRAETQKHLQRAIHSFDGDTSKLAYKLRDQYLCTQQDPRGPAYSYAGSENAELDQPFQLHDLKAALAKMKRGTAPGRDKITVKLLANLPDPTYDTLLAFINSIWLDTMFGFRPHRSAQDVLLQLDREILNPVEYPLNDKAILALDLKGAFDNVTHEIILQHLSQTNCGHNTFQYVKQFLSDRQSFIRIQDEEHGPYQLGTRGTPQGAVLSPLLFNLAMMKLPAQLAKVEGVQHALYADDITIWAKHGSVGDIEANLQQAAEIVDVYARRCGLQCSPFKSEFVHIRPSPKCTTKMELFLASGPIPEHDEIRVLGLFIHKHKRVDTTTAKLRKVGDQYDENALEVILRKMYKRALDLPITTSNHRLMGLGMQLVIDVNACNVNDRFLRSETLNDVLQGFSVGDGSAAKKMSMLIGPFNLWAVGSGSLSTRGEASSKVTKPAQAGIQCLFRGNGHYTMLLGVLSVERATRLT